The segment TTGGTAACctatttttatcatttcatgAAATTGCATTTAGCAAAGACTTCTGTGATTCAACTCAAGGATTCAGAATTGATGATTCACTTATGTTATTCGGTCTGTcttttaataatttgaaaacaattaaattgGTGTAGGCAAACAAAGTAATGGCAAATAAATCCATGAAACTGACAAGGCAGCAATTATCACTTCCTTTCTTTTGAATGTCCTGTAACAGACCGTTTCCATTATTTGCAGGCACTTGTCCTCATTGATGcttataataaatacataccTCACAGCATATACTGTAAAAAGTTAATATTTATTGCAATGTGCAAAGTCACATGAAGGCTAAATAGCTTTGCTTTTCATATCAATGCAATAGTGAACAAAGGTTGGACACTGAATTGTAACAGTTAATGTTGCAGTATTCAACTgacttctgtgttttgtctgtggTTCACTCAGGAGAAGCCAGAGTGCACACTGAAGTACAGGCTGGGCCTCTGTATCGTGTGGTGGGTTCTTTGCTCTCCATCACCTGCAATGTGAGTGGCTTTGCCAGTGCTAGCACTAGAAAAGAATTTGAATTCTGTATTAACAAGCCTTCAAATCCCACTTTTGAAATTAACATCATCAGCACCAGTGACCAAAGCTTCAGCTTTGCTATGTATAGCAGCCGTGTGAGAACTGGGGAAATTACTCTGAAACATGTTTCTTCAAACTCAGTCGTCTTTGAGATACAAAGCCTAGAAAAACATGATGAAGGGGAATATGAATGTTCTGTAATCAACACAGAACAGATTTATAATGGAATCTATAGTGCTAAAACAACAGTGAAAGGTAATCAGTCACCattctatttttctattttaagaCATACCTTTCAATGTAACTGCATCACTGTAATGTAGGATggcaaaaatgttttacttttatgtctttgtgtctgttgcTGATGCGGTACCACAGTGATTGACAACTCCCTAAGCGTTTCATCACCTTCGTCCACCTCACTGAGCTATAATGAGGACGATGCTCTCACTTTAACATGCCAAGCCTCCACTAACACCATCCAGCACACCCATCTGTCTCTTGCCTGGTATCTCCATAAAGATGGCGAGGACAATGCTCATCTTATAATTTCTCTGGACAGAGATTTCACACTGAACCCAGGCCAGGGGTTTGAGGGGCGATACCAAGCTGGACTCATAAGTTTAGATAAAATGGGAGAGACCACATACAGGCTTAAGATGGCTCAGTTACAGCTTTCAGACCAAGGCAGGATCTACTGTCAGGCTCAGGAGTGGATCCAAGATCCTGACCGCTCCTGGTATGTTATCACACAGAAGGATGCAGAGGAAACTACCCTGAATGTCAACGCCAGAGGTTAGACGCTTCTAACATTTAACTGATTCTATTTAATAGCACATCTTGATAAGTCGACACATTCATCTTTGCTCTTCCCCTATGCAGCATCACTGTGGTTTCTTGGCAGGATGTGTTTGTCTCgctatgctttttttttttgccttgagTAGAGGTGGTGCCAGACATGTCTTCTCTGGTGGTGAGAGTCTCGGCACAGCCGACAACTCTGCAGGAGGGGCAAGAGCTAACGCTATCCTGCAGCGTAGGCACACACAACCTGGAGGAAAGGTTCTTCTCTGTAGCCTGGCTCAGGGGAAGTGATGAGCTGGCCCGCATTGGCCCTACAGGCATTCTGTCTGTAGGACCCAAGTATAGCGTGCGAGCGAAAGAAGGCGAGCTTAGGGCAGCCCGGACGGGAGACAGAGATTACAGTCTCATATTGCAGCCTGTTAGAACTGATGACCAAGGAGAGTATATCTGTAGGGCATGGCCTCAGGACAGAGGCCAGGATGGGGCCTTTACACAGGGAGCAGCCAAGGACTCCATCAGCAAGTTGGTCAACATCTCAGCCACAGGTCAGTCAGCAAGTGAACCCATACTGACTGAGACTCACAAGACATTTAGTCAGAGTTTAATTTTGTTACCTGTGGGATGTACCATTGATTTTACGTTTTATCTTCTTTATCTCTTGTGAAGAATAATAAAGTCATTGTGTTTTCTAAAAATATCCTCTCAAACACACCCTTGTCATCTGTCTGTTGTCTCATCACAGAAAGTGGGCTCTCAGTTGAAATGCAAAACACTCCGAGTGTGAACGAAGGTGACAGGTTGAAGCTCACCTGTAAAGTGCttggggtcaaaggtcagctctCCGTCACCTGGCAACATAGATCAGCATCCACCACAACACCCATGTTCACCACTCTCATCAGTCTAAGTCAGGAGGGTGTTACGGCGAAAGCGAAGGAGTTCATGAGTCGCAAAGTAAAGGCAATGCGTCCATCAACTGACACCTTTACCCTAGAGCTTGATGAGGTCACACCTTCTGATTCAGGTGTCTACCAGTGTACTGTGTCTGAGTGGAATACTAATAGCAAGACCAACAGCCAGTCACAGACTACAACTGTGACAGTGGCTCCTGTGGGTAAGATATGTCTAAATCTACCTGTGTAGTACAAATTATTCCAGATAAAATTTATGATTAAACCTGCACATTGAGTTTCCTCTTATCATGTTTGATTACTCGCTATACAATGGCTTCACCATATATGAAACACCAAGGATGTGGATGTTGGTCAGTCTACCAGTTGGCCAGATTTCCATGACACTGAGAATGCATATTCACGGTTCCCAGAAGATTATTCCCAATGTTTTGACAACCCCTCTGATCTTTCCTGTAGTACCACCATCGGGCTAAAACTTCCATTTGAATGCAAGACATATCAAAATCTAATAGGAATACACTTTCTGAGTGCATTCGTGCTCCACAGAGGAGGAGCCTTTTCCATTTCACCTCTGCATACATTTTAAGTTTGCACTCAAGACATTTCAAAACCCAATGGGCAGATTGCCATGACATATGCACAATCATGCATCCAAGAGGaaaattgattttgattttaatcaGTGCAAACTTTGCACTTTGAGCCAGACCATGAGTAAAGCTCTCAGAAAAACTAAAAGGATGTTTTTTGTTCTGTCCAAAAAATTTTTGTGTTGTAGGGTGTAAAGAGGTTCACTACCAGTGCTTCAGACTTTAAGCttgaaaatgcattttcatgcaTCGAAATGATATAAGTATCGACTTTTGAGTGCCTCACTGCATATACCCTATTTGCATAGACTGTGCGCCAAGACTGCTTAATGCTTTaagttttgtgtcattttgatgattatggGCATAATAaccttttcttgttttaaagaAGGAAATTAAATTGAGAAATGATGTACAAGATAAGTGTGAGAATAACTGAGAGAAGACAATGCTTTGTAAATCTAATTTATTCACAtctcttttttacttttaacactTATGATCACATGATGATTGTACGATGCTCAGTTTCTGCTTTCCTATTTGCCACAGTTGACTATTTGGGATTTTTGTCACAGATTCATTTGTGAAAGTGAACCTGATAAGTCGCAAAACCAGAGTGCCTGTAGGAGAAAATGTGGAGTTGATGTGCCGGGTCAGAGGGCCACGCATACCATTAACACTGACTTGGAGCCTGCAGCGTGATGTCTCAACCCTAGATAACATTCTGACACTGTACTCTGATGGTGCCATCAGCTGGTCTGGAGACCAGCACCGCTACCAGCTGAAAGTAGAGAACAAAAAGAATGAAGTCATTCACTACCTTCTTATCAACGGTGCAAGCCACAGGGAGGCAGGGAGGTACCAGTGTAGCGTGTCTGTCTTTCTGGAGAATGTACACAAGAAGCTACCTGCATCCAACCAGCTGGCTGTGAGTGTGCAGAACCCAGGTACCACTGAGATTTGTTAAGCTGCATGCCATCTCTAGAGCAATTTTAGGAAGAAAGCTGCACTGTGAATTTCTCCTTGTTTCTCATACATGtcttccctttctctccctctcctagAGACAAAGCTCACTCTCAGCCCCACTCAGGCCTTGACAAGAAATATCAACACTGACATAGAAATAAAATGCTCAGTTATCTCCGAAACCTCTGCGTCCTCTCGCTATGCTGTCACCTGGCTGCTGCAACTACAGGCTGAAAATAAGACCATTGTAAGCTCAGACCAGGATGCCATAGTAACATTTGGACCCCAGGTAGAATCGAGCCTCAGCCAGCGGATCAGCATGAAACGCACTAAGGGCCCTTGTTTTGAGTTGAATATTCGGCAAGCTCAAATCTCAGACACTGGCTCATACATATGTGAGGTGGTGGAGTGGCTACAGGATCCTCATGGTGATTGGTATGAGCTCTCACCAGTGTCCAAAACTACACATCTAACCCTTATTCAGCCTGGTAAGTTTGTGTATCTTTAAATAGCTCAtggaaaatgtctccagattTCATTAAGCACTTAACATGTCATCAGCTTCATATACAGCCCACACCATTTTAAAGGCCCTAAAAACCAATTTTCATATTATAAGCAATGGGGTCCTACATGACCATACTATGTTCAGCCaaagttttgtgcattttaagtGAGACATTTCCATATTTGTCTATTTATCCTATACTTATCTCACTGATTTAAAGTCGATGGGGCTAAAAGCCTTTGTGAATTACTTAAAGTTATGACTGCTATTTTGTGAATATTTTGTCATGAATATATAGAAATACTTTTTTCATGGGCTTTATACAAACCTAatttgacaaaacatttaattctaGATTgactgcattttcttttctctgcccTCTATCATTCTCCAGCCAGTGACCTTCGTTTAGATAAGAAGGACCAGCTGCTGTTTGCCTGGGAGGGAGACGAGGTGGAGCTCAAGTGTAACATGACCTCAGGTGCACCCAGTCCACTTTTTTCCTACAAATTAGCTTGGCTCTACACTGGACCCAATTCTTCCGCCACCAATACCCTGGTGGAGCTTCATCCGACAGGCCTGACGATTTACCCAGAGAACCAGGGGCTCAGAGACCTGCAGGGGCGGCTTCGTCTCTCCAGACCCACTCAGAGCAGCTTCTACCTAGGAATTCATAGGGCACATGAGGAGGATAGTGGGACCTACCAGTGCAAGGTGGAGCAATACCAGCTAGATCATGACAGCCGCTGGCAGCAAAAGGCCTCAGACAGTGCTGGCCCCATCACTGTGACTGTTCATGTTCCAGGTATGATTACATCTTTCAGAGCACTCTGTAGGCAGCTTtataaatgtgtctgttttgtttgcatCTGTCTCTAAATAGTTTTGGGGAATTCACCTTTTCACTTTCTTACCAAGAGACAGACgagaagattgatatcactTGTCTGCTTGGTGCTTGTGAAGCTATACCGTGAGTAGCCAACTTAATTTAAATGAGCACATAAActagaaacagggggaaacagcttagcctggctctgtccaccGGTATTAATGATGGCTGCCCAGTTCCAGGGCTCTGATATTGTGCATGCTCTCTCACTGACATGGCTTACTAGGACACTAAATAGAATAAAGTCAAAATATCTTGGAAAACTGCAGTGAAAATGGTCTGTTAAGATGTTGTATCttgcaaacaaaaacaggaagtgtAAAAGGCAATCATACTACTGGGCCCAacacctctttgtttttgtatggATGTTGAGTTTCCCGGTTCCTGTCTTTGTGCAAAGTTAGGCAAACCCGCTGCTTGTGGTAGTCTTTTATTTACAgaacagacatgagagtggtatcaatcttctcatctaacagTCAGTAGAAAAGTGAACGTGTgcttgtctgcatgcatttttaTGGCTTGTGCTGCACAACCACACATGCAGTTTCTCTGGTGCTGTCCTagttgtggtgtgtgttttttatttttatttttttacatacattttgttATCTCTACTTTGGAATATGTGTATTTTTACCTGCATGCTCTTTCACAGGAAAAAACCTGTCCATTgtaaagaaagaagaggagctGAATGTGAGCAGTTCCCAGAATTTCACTGTCCCCTGTCATATTGCCAAACAATCCAGCATTAAATCTGTGTTCCAGGTCACGTGGTTTTGGCAGAAATGGGGAGAAACTGAACCTAGCCCCATATTCTCAGTTTACCGAAACTGTACCCTACAATACAGTGTGGAGAAGGGTGGTTGTCTAAGATATGACCACCCTTTGCCCAACCAGTTCAGCCTAACAGTTTTGAAGCCAGGTCCTGAAGATAGTGGCGTGTATTTCTGTGCAGTAGAAGAGTGGCTCCCATCTCTGTCCCGTGGGTGGTGGAAGATTGCAGAGGAAAAGTCCGGAAATTGGACTGTCAATGTCTATGCAGAAGGTAAGCACATCTTAATGTGATTAGCACTTTCTCCCAAGCAAATATCAGTGGCTGAAAACCATGTTAAACGATGTGTGTGGACAAAAGTAATGaattctttgttttcttctttgtaGGACATGCTAAAGCAGTCTTTGAGCCAGAATGCATGTCAGGTACCTGGATAAGGATTCTCGTAGCTGTTGTCATCGGCACACTGTTGGTCATATTGCTACTGGTGCTGAAGATATGCCGGAGTAAAGGAAAGAAGACCGAACAATCTCTGTGGGCAGAGCAGCCTCTGAACACCAAAGCCAGTGCAGAGGAATGAAACTCAAAGAGGAAAaatgcaatttttaaaaaaaataagtttttatAACTATATAAAGTtgtattgtatgtttttgttttttttaattcaaagttCAATTATTTGTTTAACTGAATTATGATGatctgtttataaaaaaaaaaaaaacttgtttaaatgttttatactcTGCAGTGGGGAATAATTTTGCCttttttgaattaaattcaTTAAgcctttaaaattaaacagGCACTTCATTTTTACAGCTAAAACTTCTTTGCATAATCACTAGCTTCTTAATGCCTGCAATGGACAGTTGGGCTAAGCAGCAGATCAACTCTGTGGCTTTACACCTACAAAGCAACATACTCTGACAGATTCCTTTATGTAGCAACATAGCAGGCAGCTTGATGGCAGGAGGTGAGTCAAAGTATAACATGTCTAAGGGAGCAGCTTAGCACAAAATGTGGTAATATTTAAAACCTTTCTCTGTGAAACACAGCGCTGAATCAACCAGGAAATGGTCTGTGGTTGTGCAAGagcacagaatgactgtgtGGTCTGCAAAGCTGCTGAGGTGTGAGTTTGACAAACATTTGTGCAGACGGTCACGGTATTCTTAAAAAGGTTACATTTATACAATGGAAGGCAAAATTGAAGATGATCACATCATTTACATGTGATTCTGGATGCACAGTTTCACTTCTAGATGAGATGTGAAAACTTCAGTGTGAGTGTCCTTCAAGGAGTGTTTACTTACCGAATGTGTGTTTATGGTGGACAGTCCGTATAACAGTTGTTTTGGCTCTAATCCAGCACAttggatttaaaatgaaaccatTATTATGAGATTAAATCTCTGGCTTTCAAGGGTGTTTCATACGGTGGCATATCAGGGTCATtgtagagatatatatatatatatatatatattacagagAGGGGGGTAATATTCTGAGAAAAGACATCTGACATTAGAGTcgtacatttacaaaaataaatctgctATTCTGAGTTAAAAGTGGTAAATTTGCAAGAAAACAATTAGGGGTGGGGGTATTGCTTCATTTGTGTCATTAACAAAACAAGACAGTCAGTGCAGTCATAAGCAAAGAAGTGGAGGTTTCATACAGGCAGATACTGTATGAGTGATGCAGCAAAACCACTAGTGTGGCCAGTGTCACATCttagtcatttataaatgtctgcagttcttccccattttttttaatgcttttggGATTTGAACAGAAGGCAGTATCTCATAATACTGGTTGGTGAAAGAAGCTTGTTATTAACATCTGCATACCCTGCTTTTAATAGTACAGAGCCTTTAATAACATAAGCATatctgaaaattatttttttcttgtaaatttgtgactttaatctcagagaatttctgtgggttttttgtaattttatgaCATCATACTCCGATACCTCAGAGAACATTTAAGTTTCTTTCtctatttctttgttttctcttgtcAGTGTGTCCCAATGGTTCACCTAGTACAGTGTGTGACCCATGTACTAAGGTCTTTTACTGTAGCAGCCTGAGTTCAATTCTAGCCCATGCCTTTTCCTATATgtctttccctctgtctctgtctccctaCAGCATCCTCTATCTAATACAAAGccaaaatttatttttgttttttcaaatttcATTTCAACAGCCCTAATACAACGTCGTAGTTTCAGGGTTTTCAAATCCATAATGATTGAATAATTTAGGAATCGTCATCTCTCTTAGGGTCTCATAATGTAGGAAAATCCAGGAGATCAAAGATCCTAAATACACATTTAGAGCATTTTGGGCTAGAGGAGTGGTCTTGATTGGCCAAGTCAATAACCTAAAATCACCTGAGCATGTCTTTCAATTCTTGAAGACCAGACTGAAGGGTAAGAAGTTGAGATG is part of the Micropterus dolomieu isolate WLL.071019.BEF.003 ecotype Adirondacks linkage group LG07, ASM2129224v1, whole genome shotgun sequence genome and harbors:
- the LOC123973382 gene encoding immunoglobulin superfamily member 2-like isoform X3, which encodes MMCSLQSFWRVNLLFCLGLFLHCGEARVHTEVQAGPLYRVVGSLLSITCNVSGFASASTRKEFEFCINKPSNPTFEINIISTSDQSFSFAMYSSRVRTGEITLKHVSSNSVVFEIQSLEKHDEGEYECSVINTEQIYNGIYSAKTTVKVIDNSLSVSSPSSTSLSYNEDDALTLTCQASTNTIQHTHLSLAWYLHKDGEDNAHLIISLDRDFTLNPGQGFEGRYQAGLISLDKMGETTYRLKMAQLQLSDQGRIYCQAQEWIQDPDRSWYVITQKDAEETTLNVNAREVVPDMSSLVVRVSAQPTTLQEGQELTLSCSVGTHNLEERFFSVAWLRGSDELARIGPTGILSVGPKYSVRAKEGELRAARTGDRDYSLILQPVRTDDQGEYICRAWPQDRGQDGAFTQGAAKDSISKLVNISATESGLSVEMQNTPSVNEGDRLKLTCKVLGVKGQLSVTWQHRSASTTTPMFTTLISLSQEGVTAKAKEFMSRKVKAMRPSTDTFTLELDEVTPSDSGVYQCTVSEWNTNSKTNSQSQTTTVTVAPVDSFVKVNLISRKTRVPVGENVELMCRVRGPRIPLTLTWSLQRDVSTLDNILTLYSDGAISWSGDQHRYQLKVENKKNEVIHYLLINGASHREAGRYQCSVSVFLENVHKKLPASNQLAVSVQNPETKLTLSPTQALTRNINTDIEIKCSVISETSASSRYAVTWLLQLQAENKTIVSSDQDAIVTFGPQVESSLSQRISMKRTKGPCFELNIRQAQISDTGSYICEVVEWLQDPHGDWYELSPVSKTTHLTLIQPASDLRLDKKDQLLFAWEGDEVELKCNMTSGAPSPLFSYKLAWLYTGPNSSATNTLVELHPTGLTIYPENQGLRDLQGRLRLSRPTQSSFYLGIHRAHEEDSGTYQCKVEQYQLDHDSRWQQKASDSAGPITVTVHVPVEEWLPSLSRGWWKIAEEKSGNWTVNVYAEGHAKAVFEPECMSGTWIRILVAVVIGTLLVILLLVLKICRSKGKKTEQSLWAEQPLNTKASAEE
- the LOC123973382 gene encoding immunoglobulin superfamily member 3-like isoform X1, whose product is MMCSLQSFWRVNLLFCLGLFLHCGEARVHTEVQAGPLYRVVGSLLSITCNVSGFASASTRKEFEFCINKPSNPTFEINIISTSDQSFSFAMYSSRVRTGEITLKHVSSNSVVFEIQSLEKHDEGEYECSVINTEQIYNGIYSAKTTVKVIDNSLSVSSPSSTSLSYNEDDALTLTCQASTNTIQHTHLSLAWYLHKDGEDNAHLIISLDRDFTLNPGQGFEGRYQAGLISLDKMGETTYRLKMAQLQLSDQGRIYCQAQEWIQDPDRSWYVITQKDAEETTLNVNAREVVPDMSSLVVRVSAQPTTLQEGQELTLSCSVGTHNLEERFFSVAWLRGSDELARIGPTGILSVGPKYSVRAKEGELRAARTGDRDYSLILQPVRTDDQGEYICRAWPQDRGQDGAFTQGAAKDSISKLVNISATESGLSVEMQNTPSVNEGDRLKLTCKVLGVKGQLSVTWQHRSASTTTPMFTTLISLSQEGVTAKAKEFMSRKVKAMRPSTDTFTLELDEVTPSDSGVYQCTVSEWNTNSKTNSQSQTTTVTVAPVDSFVKVNLISRKTRVPVGENVELMCRVRGPRIPLTLTWSLQRDVSTLDNILTLYSDGAISWSGDQHRYQLKVENKKNEVIHYLLINGASHREAGRYQCSVSVFLENVHKKLPASNQLAVSVQNPETKLTLSPTQALTRNINTDIEIKCSVISETSASSRYAVTWLLQLQAENKTIVSSDQDAIVTFGPQVESSLSQRISMKRTKGPCFELNIRQAQISDTGSYICEVVEWLQDPHGDWYELSPVSKTTHLTLIQPASDLRLDKKDQLLFAWEGDEVELKCNMTSGAPSPLFSYKLAWLYTGPNSSATNTLVELHPTGLTIYPENQGLRDLQGRLRLSRPTQSSFYLGIHRAHEEDSGTYQCKVEQYQLDHDSRWQQKASDSAGPITVTVHVPGKNLSIVKKEEELNVSSSQNFTVPCHIAKQSSIKSVFQVTWFWQKWGETEPSPIFSVYRNCTLQYSVEKGGCLRYDHPLPNQFSLTVLKPGPEDSGVYFCAVEEWLPSLSRGWWKIAEEKSGNWTVNVYAEGHAKAVFEPECMSGTWIRILVAVVIGTLLVILLLVLKICRSKGKKTEQSLWAEQPLNTKASAEE
- the LOC123973382 gene encoding immunoglobulin superfamily member 3-like isoform X2: MMCSLQSFWRVNLLFCLGLFLHCGEARVHTEVQAGPLYRVVGSLLSITCNVSGFASASTRKEFEFCINKPSNPTFEINIISTSDQSFSFAMYSSRVRTGEITLKHVSSNSVVFEIQSLEKHDEGEYECSVINTEQIYNGIYSAKTTVKVIDNSLSVSSPSSTSLSYNEDDALTLTCQASTNTIQHTHLSLAWYLHKDGEDNAHLIISLDRDFTLNPGQGFEGRYQAGLISLDKMGETTYRLKMAQLQLSDQGRIYCQAQEWIQDPDRSWYVITQKDAEETTLNVNAREVVPDMSSLVVRVSAQPTTLQEGQELTLSCSVGTHNLEERFFSVAWLRGSDELARIGPTGILSVGPKYSVRAKEGELRAARTGDRDYSLILQPVRTDDQGEYICRAWPQDRGQDGAFTQGAAKDSISKLVNISATESGLSVEMQNTPSVNEGDRLKLTCKVLGVKGQLSVTWQHRSASTTTPMFTTLISLSQEGVTAKAKEFMSRKVKAMRPSTDTFTLELDEVTPSDSGVYQCTVSEWNTNSKTNSQSQTTTVTVAPVDSFVKVNLISRKTRVPVGENVELMCRVRGPRIPLTLTWSLQRDVSTLDNILTLYSDGAISWSGDQHRYQLKVENKKNEVIHYLLINGASHREAGRYQCSVSVFLENVHKKLPASNQLAVSVQNPETKLTLSPTQALTRNINTDIEIKCSVISETSASSRYAVTWLLQLQAENKTIVSSDQDAIVTFGPQVESSLSQRISMKRTKGPCFELNIRQAQISDTGSYICEVVEWLQDPHGDWYELSPVSKTTHLTLIQPASDLRLDKKDQLLFAWEGDEVELKCNMTSGAPSPLFSYKLAWLYTGPNSSATNTLVELHPTGLTIYPENQGLRDLQGRLRLSRPTQSSFYLGIHRAHEEDSGTYQCKVEQYQLDHDSRWQQKASDSAGPITVTVHVPGKNLSIVKKEEELNVTWFWQKWGETEPSPIFSVYRNCTLQYSVEKGGCLRYDHPLPNQFSLTVLKPGPEDSGVYFCAVEEWLPSLSRGWWKIAEEKSGNWTVNVYAEGHAKAVFEPECMSGTWIRILVAVVIGTLLVILLLVLKICRSKGKKTEQSLWAEQPLNTKASAEE